The sequence cagacatttctcaaaagaagacatacaagtggcccacaaacatataaaaaaatgctgagcatcactaatcatgagaaatgcaaatgaaaatcgcAATGAGATACATCTCACCCACTcagaataactattattaaaatgtcaaaaaatgacAAACagtggcaaggctgcagagaaaaaggaatgcttatacagtgttggtggaaatgaaaattagttcagtcactgtggaaagtgGTCTGGAGATTTCTAAAATAACTTAAGACAGAGCTACCATCCCAATACTGGGCATATAACTTAatgaaaataagtaagtaaaccaaaaagacacatacacttgTATGTTcaccacagcactattcacagtagaaAAACTTAGAATAAATCAAGGTGCCAATCAAAAGACTGggtaaaaaaaaatggtacatatacaccatgaatattatgcagccataaggAAGAATGACCTCATGTCCTTGGCATCAACATGGATGCAATTGGAGGCTATAATCTTAAGCAAAataaggcagaaacagaaaaccaaataatgcatGTTATCTCTTATAAGTGGAAGGTAAACACTGCACACAAATGGATATAAATGTGTGAACTAAAGACACTATGGACTACTAGagtggaaagggagggagggagctgaaaaactatctattgggtactatgcttactacttAGGTGATGGGATccatttctcaaactttagcattgCACAATATTTCCATATAACAAAACGGCGCATATAatccctgtatctaaaataaaagttgaaatttttttgaaagttaGGCATAAAGATATGAAGGCTTTTATAGGAGATACTAAACAGATATATTAACTAACAATAGTAAACTAATACATATCGAATAAATTAATGTTGGACACTGTATCAGGAAACACCAAATATAGCCATTTAAAGAGGCAATGATGTCTTTTGAATCACTCTTTTAAGCTGGGCTTGCAGAATTATATCTattccatttaaaatttctttttaatggccATTGAATTTGAAGCATCCAGaataatttctctctttccttctcacatatccacatcctaatcctGGAACCAGTGAATGTGTTAATttacatggaaaaaatatattgctaatataaataaattaaggaTATTGAGATAGATAGATTATTGTGAATTAACCAGTTAGGCACAAGGTAATCACAAAAGTCTTTATAAAAACAAGGTAGGAGTGTgaggctttgaagatggaagaaaccATGAGCCAAGAAAATCAGGTGActtctagaaactggaaaagtcaataaatagattcttccctagagcctccagaaggagcatagccctgctaacaccttgattacAGTCCCTTGAGACatattttggatttctgacctccagaactataagataacatttttggtaatttgttagaaCAGCAATAGGAAACCAATAGAGGGCTGCCTCGGCTACAtctgtagttattattatttttattcataacaTTATTCATCTATGCATTCATTTTGTTTGATTAGTCTTAACAGAGTCATACATTTTGTTATTGTCatcaaataacaaatatttaaccttgcagtttttatatattattattatactttaatttctgggatacatgtgcagaatgtgcaggtctgTCAATAGGCATACATTTGCCATGGTGggttgctgcacccatcgacctgtcgtctgcattaggtatttctcctaatgttatccctcccctaggcccccacACACCGATAGGCcacaatgtgtgatgttcccctccctgtgtccatgtgttcttgttgttcaactcccacttatgagtgagaacatgcggtgtttgcttttctattcctgtgttagtttgctgagaatgatggttccagcttcatccaagtccctgcaaaggacatgaactcatcgtttttgtatggctgcatagtattccatgatgtatatgtgccacattttctttatccagtctatcattgatgggcatttgggttggttccaagtctttgctattgtgaacagtgctgcaataaacatatgtttgcatgtgtctttaaggtagaataatttataatcctttgggtatatacccagtaatgggattgctaggtcgaatggtatttctggttctagatccttgaggaatcgccacactgtcttccacaattgttgaactaatttacactcccatcaacagtgtaaaagcattcctatttctccacatcctctccagcatctgttgttttctgactttttaatgattgccattctaactggcataagatggcatctcactgtagctttgatttgcatttctctaatgaccagtgataatgagctttttttcatatgtttgttggctgcataaatgtcttcttttgagaagtgtctgttcatatccgttgcccactttttgatgaggttggttgtttttttcttgtaaatttgattaagttcctcgtagattctggatattagccctttgtcagatggatagattgcaaaaattttctcccattctgtaggttgcctgttcactctgatgatagtttcttttgctatgcataagctctttagtttaattagatcccatttgtcaattttggcttttgttgtcattggttttgCTATTTTAGCCATGAGGtctttgcccttgcctatgtcctgaatggtattgcctaggttttcttctagggtttttaaggttttaggtctcacgtttaagtctttaatccatcttgagttaatttttgtataaggtgtaaggaacggatccagtttcagttttctgcatatggctagccagttttcccaaaaccatctattaaatagggaatcctttccccattgcttgtttttgttaggtttgtcaaacatcagatggttgcagctgtgtggcattatttctgaggcctctgttctgttccattgttctatatatcaGTTTTGGTGCCAGTgcaatgctgttttgtttactgtagccttgtagtgtagtttaaAGTCATgtggcatgatgcctccagctttgttctttttacttagtattgtcttggtttgcttctttgtttctgttccattaatatttttttcctcttatttttactatttcattCCTCCTCATTCCTTCGACTGTGTTCTGGTCCTTTTCCAGGGTCTTAACTAAAACATTTAGCTCATTatcttttaccttttctttcttccttgcatACTCATTTAAAGCCATACATTTTTCCCTAAACAATTTTTTGCTACAATATTGATAtatagcaaataaatatttaagcaattttaagttttattataatttcatttttcaaatatatggagatttttgaatttattttcttactcaatgtttaacattttatttttaaaattataactcaCAGAAAAGTCACCAAATATTATGATTACCTCTTATATTGCTTTCACCTAAACTCACCAATTGCTCAGATTTTgcactttttaaattaactaaCTCCCATCAATATgcatctctctatatatgtatttatatatacatacatgtatatgtttatgcacttataaaatacatttatatttttatttgctaaataattGAAGAGTTAGTCACAGATATCATAACACTTATCACATCTATTGTAAATAATTCAGCATGTATCTCCTAAGAACATAGATACTCACATATAACTCCAATAAAATTATCCCACTcaggtaatttaatttttataagataCATATATTTAACATGCAGTCTGTGTAAAATTTTCACAGTGGTATTTATAATGTCTTAGTTTATTTGAATGAGCACTCAGTAAGGATTATATGTTAtatagttgtcatgtctccttagtttCCATTAATCTAGAATAGTTCCTCTTCCCAGACTTTCACTGTCATTCATTGTGTTGACAATTTTGAAGAGTCCAGGCCAGTATTTCAGAACAtctttcattttgtatttgtctgatatttttccCTAATGGATGGGTTCAGAAAAATGTTTAAGGAATTATTACATAGGTGATAAGTCCTACCTACATGATATgacttggctgtgtccccatccaaatctccccttgaactgtagctcccataattcctatgtgttgtgagagggacctggtgggaaataattgaatcatttaGGAGGTTTCCTTCATACTGTTTATGTGACAGTGATCTGGCACTTGTTAATtggccaaaatgtaaagtccagcAAAGATTACTTACAATTTTAGTGAATGTTAAAAAATTTCCAGGTGACAATTTAGGTTTTTGTACATTATTTCAATTAGCCCTCAGagttcattaaaaatgttttttaatttataaaaataaaaataagtgttttataaaaataagtaacttCTGTAGATTTGAAGGAAACGTGACAGTGTTGGAATTTTAATTCCTGTCCATTTAAGTCCAAAGCCAGATCGCTTAActggaatgtttttcattttattattttattttattttacttcattttgttttattttattttattctattatactttaagttctggggtacatgtgcagaacatgcatatttgttatataggtgtacatatgccatggtggtttgctgcacccatcaaaccaTCATCTAcgttaagtatttctcctaatgctatcttcTTGATCAAGTCTAATGGTTTCTTGGAAAAGCATATCATAAGAAAAAGCAATGCAAAGTAATATCACTTGAATTTAAGCAGAATATagttattaaatttaaaactactggaggtttagaaattattttatcatgTAAAATTTTAGGTTGAaaagttcttttttctcttactcttaaacttcttattctattttttgcttCTCTATGTTTGATACTAAACAAACTGGATTCTCTTCACTAGTTATAGGATAAAGAAATGATCTAGTCAATTAACAATATGTAATCTAATTATTTTGAACCTATCAAAACCTCACTATCCTgtataataaaaatggcaaaaataatgtgtatattaTCTTTGCTGGTCAAGTAGAGAACAGAGTTCCCTTCAGACCAATGAAGgaattctatttatttgttatacaaattatttttttactttatccattaaaaatctctattctttatttcagtaaaagTGCATGGCAGACTTTTTAGAAAAGAATAGCAAGATAAATCTAGCAATTCCATAACAGAAAGATCACTGGGAAAAAAAGtgtagataaatatatttttataaagatgaagAACTTCCgcaataacttttatttttgcttacaaGATTCAGCTGGCTTGTGAGATGGAAAAAGCTGGCTTAAAGCGGAAAGAGCTAATTTATCATCTGTTACCTTTACCTTAAATCAAGCAGAGTCACATGACATCAAATCTCCTTTCTGCCCACATAGGTCTCAGTTCATGGATGAGATAACAAACTCTCACCAAAGTTCtctatcactttatttttcttggagcTGTGTGCTGTCTCTCTCTAATTCCAAAGTTCTAGTACTCACTGCTGATCTTAAATTCACATTTCAGAAGTTCAGGCAACTGATACTCAAGAGTTTGGAAAAAATGTTTACAGGAAACATAGAAAGTAGCCAACTATTCTATTTCCCTTTGCTTCCCCGCCCCCCGTACTTTCTGTAGAGTAAAAGCCTCACAACTATAAAAGACATTAGTGAAAAACTAGGACAATTTGAATATGGGCTGTTTTAGATAATATCTCTTTAATTATTTATGTCTGTAATTTATATCCACAATATCTGGTAGCTTGAGATGCcattttgttggattttttttaaatctaataatctaaaatgtgtcatgttttaaaattttgttttcaatttgattCTAGTACctagaaatataatttactttttgtattgACTTTATTTAGTGAGTTTGCTGAATTGTTGTATTACTTCTATTAGTTTctagatattaaaaaaatttaggtaTCTAATTGTGTTACATATGAATAATGACAGCTTTGTTTCCTCCTTTCCACTGATTATACTATTTGTCCTATTCTTAACTTAAAGCACTGGTGCAGTCCTCCAGTATAATGTTGTACAGAAGTACTGATAAATTAACAACATTCttggtttatttctgaactttgGCGAAAGTGTTCAATAATCCATTGTAAAATATGGCGTTTGATGTGGCTTTTGGTATAGGTAAACATTATCAGTTTAAAGTGATTCCTCGGTccttattttactgattttttttaaaatcatgagttAATGTTTTataactcctacaaatcaataagaaagagATACAATCActaaaaaacagaccaaaaaaaaaaagtctccaagaCTCAAATACAAATTCACAAAAGAGCATATCTAATGGCCAGTGTCAACATCAATTATGGAGAGGTTATCAACATCATTaatggagaggaaaaaggaaattaagaccAAAAGACCAAGATGATATGCATTTACACACACTGCAGAAGGGTTAAAATTGGAAAAAGGGTGGACCAGCTGGAACTGTGGACACTGCTTATGGGAACTTAAATTGGCATAATCATTTTTTTGCTGTCaatatctctaaaagataataatataaatagtTTATGTTGAAACTTctctacttctaggtatataacCATTAataatgaatgcacacattaataaaatttagcaactttattcataattttcatCTATCCTACCACAGATACATTAAATTGTAGTATGGTGTACTGTGAGACTCCTGAAGTGGGGTTCAAAGTTTGAATCATAAACCAAAATCTCCAAATTGACACTGGTCAGACAGCATACTATTATACATATTAGGAACATCACGTATAATTTGGATACCCAGATGCATTTTCCTATGCGCCCAGGTACTGTGTACAGGATATGCTTTGGCTATAAGATTAACCCAAAGCTGACATGTGTATGTGTCGCAGCAGCATAAGAAATCTACCAGGTACAAGTAGCCTCAACTTAAATACCTTGTTACCACATAAATTTGAGTAGCTCCCTTTCCTTCATGAGGCCGTAGTCCACAGATTGTAAGTCACATAATAACCAAGCCTGCCAGCCAAGGACACAGACTAGAGAACATTCTTTAACTAATACTTAGCACATACCAAGCCCTGCAAAACCATCACCTATTTTTAGAGTTGATGTTTTAACATGTTTGAATAAGGGGAAAATTTTTAATCTAGGTGAGGTAATAAGACCaactgtgtgtgcatgcatacacacatatataattctgttacattatttttaaataacttaaaatttactaAGACACCAATAAGCAGCATGATAAGAATCATCTAATAACGTGTGGAAACATTAAAAAcgtgaaacaaagcaaaacaaagcaaaaaagttAATCATAatttcacattattattattgctacaAGCTATAGGGATTTACCatacttctttttcctcctcaacCTAGTCTCCCTTTATTCTACCTTTTGAGcttattcttgaaaaaaaaaatcatttatttttattttcataattctttcaaaaaagagagaaaaggtatAACCTGGAAGTATAAGCAATATGAGAAAGTTATGAGGATTTCATAATCCTTCAAATTTCTTGCAACAATTCTTACTAGTTCAGGGATCACAGCTCTTATCAACTCTGTCCCCACTCCTGAGTCTCCTCAAAGAATTCTTGATAGTACTTCACTAATGACTCATAATATGCTTTTCACACTAAATAAGGATTTGGCCCCAGAATCTCACTAAACGTAGTGGTCCCATCATGGATTTTCTTCTCCATGCTGCTTCTattcctgagttcaaatccctgcTTTGTATTCTGATTCTTTCTCCCAAGCAAGCacaatgtttataaatatttcaggctgaaatatattttatttaattgtatattcATTATAGGTATGCATGCACAGAAATTATAGATCATTAATGAAGTGATGAAATAATGAGAAGACTTCGTTAAGATGTATCATCTTCTTGTGGATAGATTTCTTCAATGACTTGAGTCTTTAGGGTACCATTCTTGAGTCCCTACTGAGTCCTTTGGGATCCAATTATTTGGGTCCATAGGGTCACATTCTCTCACGCAGCAATGAGTTGTAGGTCTTTCACAGTATGAAATCCTAAATTCACTATCGTCACATTGATTTTTACATCGACTGCCAATCGCTATACATGCCTTCCACCTATTAAAGATGATATAGTGCCCTTCACTTCTGGCTGAAAGAAGGCAAGAACAGCTGGAATTAGTAATCTAGATGGGAACTCCCAAGATTTAAAAGAAGACACGGAAGTAATCACAGacaacagaggaaaaataaaggaaagagatatttgctttaatttttttttggtccatATCAGAGCAGATCAAGGAAATCAACAAGTATACAGTTCCTAAACTAGAGGTTCCATTCCTATGcatcttaaataattttgtagTGACTCAATAAGGGATTTCTGAAGGGCTTGCAATTTATTAATCTTCCTCTGTCTGTCTTGCTCATTGACTAGAACCATTGGATACGAGTGGGACGATCTCCATCCTCTCATTTATCATTCATTCTTAGTACTGTTCTGTAAatgttctcttcctttttaagattccatcgttctttctttctttctttctctttctttctttctttctttctttctttctttctttctttctttctttctttctttctttctttcttattattatactttaagttctagggtacatgtgcataatgggcaggtttgttacatatgtatacttgtgccatgttgctgtgctgcacccatcaactcatcagcacccatcaactcgtcatttacatcaggtataactcccaatgcaatccctccccNNNNNNNNNNNNNNNNNNNNNNNNNNNNNNNNNNNNNNNNNNNNNNNNNNNNNNNNNNNNNNNNNNNNNNNNNNNNNNNNNNNNNNNNNNNNNNNNNNNNNNNNNNNNNNNNNNNNNNNNNNNNNNNNNNNNNNNNNNNNNNNNNNNNNNNNNNNNNNNNNNNNNNNNNNNNNNNNNNNNNNNNNNNNNNNNNNNNNNNNNNNNNNNNNNNNNNNNNNNNNNNNNNNNNNNNNNNNNNNNNNNNNNNNNNNNNNNNNNNNNNNNNNNNNNNNNNNNNNNNNNNNNNNNNNNNNNNNNNNNNNNNNNNNNNNNNNNNNNNNNNNNNNNNNNNNNNNNNNNNNNNNNNNNNNNNNNNNNNNNNNNNNNNNNNNNNNNNNNNNNNNNNNNNNNNNNNNNNNNNNNNNNNNNNNNNNNNNNNNNNNNNNNNNNNNNNNNNNNNNNNNNNNNNNNNNNNNNNNNNNNNNNNNNNNNNNNNNNNNNNNNNNNNNNNNNNNNNNNNNNNNNNNNNNNNNNNNNNNNNNNNNNNNNNNNNNNNNNNNNNNNNNNNNNNNNNNNNNNNNNNNNNNNNNNNNNNNNNNNNNNNNNNNNNNNNNNNNNNNNNNNNNNNNNNNNNNNNNNNNNNNNNNNNNNNNNNNNNNNNNNNNNNNNNNNNNNNNNNNNNNNNNNNNNNNNNNNNNNNNNNNNNNNNNNNNNNNNNNNNNNNNNNNNNNNNNNNNNNNNNNNNNNNNNNNNNNNNNNNNNNNNNNNNNNNNNNNNNNNNNNNNNNNNNNNNNNNNNNNNNNNNNNNNNNNNNNNNNNNNNNNNNNNNNNNNNNNNNNNNNNNNNNNNNNNNNNNNNNNNNNNNNNNNNNNNNNNNNNNNNNNNNNNNNNNNNNNNNNNNNNNNNNNNNNNNNNNNNNNNNNNNNNNNNNNNNNNNNNNNNNNNNNNNNNNNNNNNNNNNNNNNNNNNNNNNNNNNNNNNNNNNNNNNNNNNNNNNNNNNNNNNNNNNNNNNNNNNNNNNNNNNNNNNNNNNNNNNNNNNNNNNNNNNNNNNNNNNNNNNNNNNNNNNNNNNNNNNNNNNNNNNNNNNNNNNNNNNNNNNNNNNNNNNNNNNNNNNNNNNNNNNNNNNNNNNNNNNNNNNNNNNNNNNNNNNNNNNNNNNNNNNNNNNNNNNNNNNNNNNNNNNNNNNNNNNNNNNNNNNNNNNNNNNNNNNNNNNNNNNNNNNNNNNNNNNNNNNNNNNNNNNNNNNNNNNNNNNNNNNNNNNNNNNNNNNNNNNNNNNNNNNNNNNNNNNNNNNNNNNNNNNNNNNNNNNNNNNNNNNNNNNNNNNNNNNNNNNNNNNNNNNNNNNNNNNNNNNNNNNNNNNNNNNNNNNNNNNNNNNNNNNNNNNNNNNNNNNNNNNNNNNNNNNNNNNNNNNNNNNNNNNNNNNNNNNNNNNNNNNNNNNNNNNNNNNNNNNNNNNNNNNNNNNNNNNNNNNNNNNNNNNNNNNNNNNNNNNNNNNNNNNNNNNNNNNNNNNNNNNNNNNNNNNNNNNNNNNNNNNNNNNNNNNNNNNNNNNNNNNNNNNNNNNNNNNNNNNNNNNNNNNNNNNNNNNNNNNNNNNNNNNNNNNNNNNNNNNNNNNNNNNNNNNNNNNNNNNNNNNNNNNNNNNNNNNNNNNNNNNNNNNNNNNNNNNNNNNNNNNNNNNNNNNNNNNNNNNNNNNNNNNNNNNNNNNNNNNNNNNNNNNNNNNNNNNNNNNNNNNNNNNNNNNNNNNNNNNNNNNNNNNNNNNNNNNNNNNNNNNNNNNNNNNNNNNNNNNNNNNNNNNNNNNNNNNNNNNNNNNNNNNNNNNNNNNNNNNNNNNNNNNNNNNNNNNNNNNNNNNNNNNNNNNNNNNNNNNNNNNNNNNNNNNNNNNNNNNNNNNNNNNNNNNNNNNNNNNNNNNNNNNNNNNNNNNNNNNNNNNNNNNNNNNNNNNNNNNNNNNNNNNNNNNNNNNNNNNNNNNNNNNNNNNNNNNNNNNNNNNNNNNNNNNNNNNNNNNNNNNNNNNNNNNNNNNNNNNNNNNNNNNNNNNNNNNNNNNNNNNNNNNNNNNNNNNNNNNNNNNNNNNNNNNNNNNNNNNNNNNNNNNNNNNNNNNNNNNNNNNNNNNNNNNNNNNNNNNNNNNNNNNNNNNNNNNNNNNNNNNNNNNNNNNNNNNNNNNNNNNNNNNNNNNNNNNNNNNNNNNNNNNNNNNNNNNNNNNNNNNNNNNNNNNNNNNNNNNNNNNNNNNNNNNNNNNNNNNNNNNNNNNNNNNNNNNNNNNNNNNNNNNNNNNNNNNNNNNNNNNNNNNNNNNNNNNNNNNNNNNNNNNNNNNNNNNNNNNNNNNNNNNNNNNNNNNNNNNNNNNNNNNNNNNNNNNNNNNNNNNNNNNNNNNNNNNNNNNNNNNNNNNNNNNNNNNNNNNNNNNNNNNNNNNNNNNNNNNNNNNNNNNNNNNNNNNNNNNNNNNNNNNNNNNNNNNNNNNNNNNNNNNNNNNNNNNNNNNNNNNNNNNNNNNNNNNNNNNNNNNNNNNNNNNNNNNNNNNNNNNNNNNNNNNNNNNNNNNNNNNNNNNNNNNNNNNNNNNNNNNNNNNNNNNNNNNNNNNNNNNNNNNNNNNNNNNNNNNNNNNNNNNNNNNNNNNNNNNNNNNNNNNNNNNNNNNNNNNNNNNNNNNNNNNNNNNNNNNNNNNNNNNNNNNNNNNNNNNNNNNNNNNNNNNNNNNNNNNNNNNNNNNNNNNNNNNNNNNNNNNNNNNNNNNNNNNNNNNNNNNNNNNNNNNNNNNNNNNNNNNNNNNNNNNNNNNNNNNNNNNNNNNNNNNNNNNNNNNNNNNNNNNNNNNNNNNNNNNNNNNNNNNNNNNNNNNNNNNNNNNNNNNNNNNNNNNNNNNNNNNNNNNNNNNNNNNNNNNNNNNNNNNNNNNNNNNNNNNNNNNNNNNNNNNNNNNNNNNNNNNNNNNNNNNNNNNNNNNNNNNNNNNNNNNNNNNNNNNNNNNNNNNNNNNNNNNNNNNNNNNNNNNNNNNNNNNNNNNNNNNNNNNNNNNNNNNNNNNNNNNNNNNNNNNNNNNNNNNNNNNNNNNNNNNNNNNNNNNNNNNNNNNNNNNNNNNNNNNNNNNNNNNNNNNNNNNNNNNNNNNNNNNNNNNNNNNNNNNNNNNNNNNNNNNNNNNNNNNNNNNNNNNNNNNNNNNNNNNNNNNNNNNNNNNNNNNNNNNNNNNNNNNNNNNNNNNNNNNNNNNNNNNNNNNNNNNNNNNNNNNNNNNNNNNNNNNNNNNNNNNNNNNNNNNNNNNNNNNNNNNNNNNNNNNNNNNNNNNNNNNNNNNNNNNNNNNNNNNNNNNNNNNNNNNNNNNNNNNNNNNNNNNNNNNNNNNNNNNNNNNNNNNNNNNNNNNNNNNNNNNNNNNNNNNNNNNNNNNNNNNNNNNNNNNNNNNNNNNNNNNNNNNNNNNNNNNNNNNNNNNNNNNNNNNNNNNNNNNNNNNNNNNNNNNNNNNNNNNNNNNNNNNNNNNNNNNNNNNNNNNNNNNNNNNNNNNNNNNNNNNNNNNNNNNNNNNNNNNNNNNNNNNNNNNNNNNNNNNNNNNNNNNNNNNNNNNNNNNNNNNNNNNNNNNNNNNNNNNNNNNNNNNNNNNNNNNNNNNNNNNNNNNNNNNNNNNNNNNNNNNNNNNNNNNNNNNNNNNNNNNNNNNNNNNNNNNNNNNNNNNNNNNNNNNNNNNNNNNNNNNNNNNNNNNNNNNNNNNNNNNNNNNNNNNNNNNNNNNNNNNNNNNNNNNNNNNNNNNNNNNNNNNNNNNNNNNNNNNNNNNNNNNNNNNNNNNNNNNNNNNNNNNNNNNNNNNNNNNNNNNNNNNNNNNNNNNNNNNNNNNNNNNNNNNNNNNNNNNNNNNNNNNNNNNNNNNNNNNNNNNNNNNNNNNNNNNNNNNNNNNNNNNNNNNNNNNNNNNNNNNNNNNNNNNNNNNNNNNNNNNNNNNNNNNNNNNNNNNNNNNNNNNNNNNNNNNNNNNNNNNNNNNNNNNNNNNNNNNNNNNNNNNNNNNNNNNNNNNNNNNNNNNNNNNNNNNNNNNNNNNNNNNNNNNNNNNNNNNNNNNNNNNNNNNNNNNNNNNNNNNNNNNNNNNNNNNNNNNNNNNNNNNNNNNNNNNNNNNNNNNNNNNNNNNNNNNNNNNNNNNNNNNNNNNNNNNNNNNNNNNNNNNNNNNNNNNNNNNNNNNNNNNNNNNNNNNNNNNNNNNNNNNNNNNNNNNNNNNNNNNNNNNNNNNNNNNNNNNNNNNNNNNNNNNNNNNNNNNNNNNNNNNNNNNNNNNNNNNNNNNNNNNNNNNNNNNNNNNNNNNNNNNNNNNNNNNNNNNNNNNNNNNNNNNNNNNNNNNNNNNNNNNNNNNNNNNNNNNNNNNNNNNNNNNNNNNNNNNNNNNNNNNNNNNNNNNNNNNNNNNNNNNNNNNNNNNNNNNNNNNNNNNNNNNNNNNNNNNNNNNNNNNNNNNNNNNNNNNNNNNNNNNNNNNNNNNNNNNNNNNNNNNNNNNNNNNNNNNNNNNNNNNNNNNNNNNNNNNNNNNNNNNNNNNNNNNNNNNNNNNNNNNNNNNNNNNNNNNNNNNNNNNNNNNNNNNNNNNNNNNNNNNNNNNNNNNNNNNNNNNNNNNNNNNNNNNNNNNNNNNNNNNNNNNNNNNNNNNNNNNNNNNNNNNNNNNNNNNNNNNNNNNNNNNNNNNNNNNNNNNNNNNNNNNNNNNNNNNNNNNNNNNNNNNNNNNNNNNNNNNNNNN comes from Theropithecus gelada isolate Dixy chromosome 4, Tgel_1.0, whole genome shotgun sequence and encodes:
- the DEFB112 gene encoding LOW QUALITY PROTEIN: beta-defensin 112 (The sequence of the model RefSeq protein was modified relative to this genomic sequence to represent the inferred CDS: substituted 1 base at 1 genomic stop codon) is translated as MKLLTTIWRLKLEKMYSKTNTSSTIFEKAXHGTEKISTARSEGHYIIFNRWKACIAIGSRCKNQCDDSEFRISYCERPTTHCCVRECDPMDPNNWIPKDSVGTQEWYPKDSSH